In one window of Posidoniimonas corsicana DNA:
- the queG gene encoding tRNA epoxyqueuosine(34) reductase QueG has translation MPDPSDNAGCSDPPRGRLTARLKRLAGELGFGLSGVCPAVRPPGVDHLDDWLQAGYAGQMDYLADRRHAYEHPTHVLDGCRSVMMLAMAYRTEEPRPPGPGQGRVSRYAWGDADYHDLIRARLHQLADAMRAEHPEAQTRCVVDTAPLLERDFAQMAGLGWIGKNTLLLNKPQGSWFFLSALLTDVELEYDLPTSSSHCGTCTACLDACPTDAFPRPGVLDASRCISYLTIELRDQAPAELRPGMGDWLFGCDVCQDVCPWNRRSPESPLPSFTPRPDSNPMDLAPLFELDDAAFRRRFRKTPLWRAHRRGLLRSAAVVLGNTRPSGGIDILATGLRDEEPLVRGASVWALGQYGCVRSLELVRSLADQEADPGVQEEIRAVLAESC, from the coding sequence TTGCCCGATCCGTCCGATAATGCCGGTTGTAGCGATCCGCCCCGCGGCCGGCTAACCGCCCGGCTGAAGCGGCTGGCGGGGGAGCTTGGTTTCGGCCTGTCGGGCGTGTGCCCCGCGGTGCGCCCGCCCGGTGTGGACCACCTGGACGACTGGCTCCAGGCGGGGTACGCGGGGCAGATGGACTACCTGGCGGACCGCCGGCACGCGTACGAGCACCCCACCCATGTGCTGGACGGCTGCCGCAGCGTGATGATGCTCGCGATGGCCTACCGCACCGAAGAGCCCCGCCCGCCCGGGCCGGGGCAGGGCAGGGTGTCCCGCTACGCGTGGGGCGACGCCGACTACCACGACCTGATCCGCGCCCGCCTGCACCAGCTGGCCGACGCGATGCGGGCCGAGCACCCAGAAGCCCAGACCCGCTGCGTGGTGGACACGGCGCCGCTGCTGGAGCGGGACTTCGCTCAGATGGCGGGGCTTGGCTGGATCGGCAAGAACACGCTGCTGCTCAACAAGCCGCAGGGGAGCTGGTTCTTCCTCTCGGCGCTGCTGACGGATGTTGAGCTTGAGTACGACTTGCCGACCTCGTCATCGCACTGCGGCACGTGCACGGCGTGCCTGGACGCGTGCCCTACCGACGCCTTCCCGCGGCCGGGCGTATTGGACGCGTCGCGCTGCATCAGCTACCTGACCATTGAGCTCCGAGACCAGGCGCCGGCCGAGCTCCGTCCCGGCATGGGCGACTGGCTCTTCGGCTGCGACGTGTGCCAAGACGTCTGCCCCTGGAACCGGCGCTCGCCCGAATCGCCGCTGCCCAGCTTCACGCCCCGCCCCGACTCCAACCCAATGGACCTGGCGCCGCTGTTCGAGCTCGACGACGCCGCGTTCCGCCGCCGCTTCCGCAAGACCCCGTTGTGGCGGGCCCACCGCCGGGGGCTGCTGCGGAGCGCCGCGGTGGTGCTGGGCAATACAAGGCCTTCGGGCGGCATCGACATTCTGGCGACCGGCCTGCGGGACGAGGAGCCGCTGGTGCGCGGCGCCAGCGTGTGGGCGCTAGGGCAGTACGGGTGCGTGCGGTCGCTGGAGCTGGTGCGGTCGCTTGCCGACCAGGAGGCCGATCCGGGTGTGCAGGAAGAGATCCGGGCCGTCCTCGCCGAGTCTTGCTGA
- a CDS encoding tRNA dihydrouridine synthase, with amino-acid sequence MQLPPLNIGPIALDFPVVQAALSGYSDGPMRRIARRHGAPYTLCEVMLDKFVAELKPRRKTRHFLHIAEEEHPVGGQLMGADPAIFGPAAERMVEAGFDVIDINFGCPVKKVLGRCRGGYHLSQPDVALEIIQTVRDTVPDHIPVTVKMRRGIDDTPESRDNFFHIFDRAYEIGVAATTVHGRTVMQRYDGPSRWEFLRELKQHAGDRVVLGSGDLFTAQSCLDMMEYTGVDGVTVARGAIGNPWIFQQARALAAGQPLPDPPSLHEQRDVIAEHYRLAEELYGAERCVPDMRKFAIKYSKLHPLHAEVRADFCRVKQPGAWMEILDKWYSDDLPGVHPEVEEPNPLASEAALSV; translated from the coding sequence ATGCAGCTCCCGCCCCTCAACATCGGTCCGATCGCGCTCGACTTCCCTGTGGTTCAAGCCGCCCTCAGCGGCTACAGCGATGGCCCTATGCGGCGCATCGCCCGCCGCCACGGCGCCCCGTACACCCTGTGCGAGGTGATGCTCGACAAGTTCGTGGCCGAGCTCAAGCCACGCCGCAAGACGCGTCACTTCCTGCACATCGCCGAGGAAGAGCACCCGGTCGGTGGCCAACTTATGGGCGCCGACCCCGCCATATTCGGCCCCGCGGCTGAGCGGATGGTCGAGGCCGGGTTCGACGTGATCGATATCAACTTCGGCTGCCCGGTAAAGAAGGTGCTGGGCCGCTGCCGCGGCGGCTACCACCTCAGCCAGCCGGACGTGGCTTTGGAGATCATCCAGACGGTCCGCGACACCGTGCCCGACCACATCCCCGTGACCGTCAAGATGCGGCGGGGGATCGACGACACGCCCGAGAGCCGTGACAACTTCTTCCACATCTTCGACCGCGCCTACGAGATTGGCGTCGCGGCGACCACCGTGCACGGTCGGACCGTCATGCAGCGGTACGACGGCCCCTCCCGGTGGGAATTCCTCCGCGAGCTGAAGCAGCACGCCGGCGACCGGGTGGTGCTGGGCAGCGGCGACCTGTTCACCGCTCAATCTTGCCTAGACATGATGGAGTACACCGGCGTCGACGGCGTGACGGTCGCCCGCGGGGCGATCGGCAACCCGTGGATCTTCCAGCAGGCGCGCGCGTTGGCGGCGGGCCAGCCGCTGCCAGACCCACCCTCGCTGCACGAGCAGCGCGACGTGATCGCCGAGCACTACCGACTGGCCGAGGAGCTGTACGGCGCCGAGCGGTGCGTGCCCGACATGCGCAAGTTCGCCATCAAGTACTCCAAGCTCCACCCGCTGCACGCCGAGGTCCGCGCCGACTTCTGCCGCGTCAAACAGCCGGGTGCGTGGATGGAGATCCTCGACAAGTGGTACTCGGACGACCTGCCGGGCGTTCACCCGGAGGTCGAAGAGCCGAACCCGCTGGCGAGCGAGGCCGCGCTCAGCGTCTAG